Proteins from a genomic interval of Rosa chinensis cultivar Old Blush chromosome 2, RchiOBHm-V2, whole genome shotgun sequence:
- the LOC112186396 gene encoding G-type lectin S-receptor-like serine/threonine-protein kinase At1g11330 isoform X1 yields MGGWLFLSIVMLLSSICSSQDTIIPGKSISANQTLISSNGTFGLGFFSPQNSTKFFLGIWYNTIPHTASIVWVANRESPLDSPGFFALRGDGNLVVLDGTGKVLIWSSNASVASSARNATTGFLMNNGNLVLRFGKGILWQSFDHPSDTLLPEMKVSLNKRSGQQRCLTSWAALDDPHPGKFTLGFDPKGLPGQAYIWKENAPYWRSGTFFGKETKTNFGISTENSYFLTYNFDANEDYLTYGVSVSVSPVKLRALLDPTGQIVMQQWLVHSRTWYAWWREPVHKCDFYAPCGPYGACDKNESLSSPCKCLTGFIPKFQKQWAQGDWAGGCVREKPLTCDTRSEGFSRFEGLKLPDHAVLLVNKRMSECESQCYQNCSCTAYAYLNETGENTARCLTWFGDLIDLVANHSLGKNIFIRVHRSNQAGKGHSDNSLKVSLVIVIASAIAGLIILTLGYFLGKKFLGREYGRDSIKNVSVGGGKNNIELPHFGLRSILVATNNFSEANKLGEGGFGPVYKGILTENQEVAIKRLSTKSGQGHQEFMNELKLISKLQHTNLVRLLGCCIEEEERLLMYEYMPNRSLDKFLFDPSGNSELDWNTRFRIIEGIAQGVLYIHKYSRLKIIHRDLKASNILLDGTMNPKISDFGMAKIFDTNQTEANTNRIVGTYGYMSPEYALYGHFSDKLDVFSFGVLLLEIVSGRKNAIFHHFDRSLTLAGWVWELWKEGRGVEVIDASIRETCQFHEALRCIHVGLLCVQQAAADRPTMSSVILMLQGTGASSLPPSNEPAFSTLENANVVGSSTRFSNNEITNSLLEAR; encoded by the exons ATGGGGGGGTGGCTCTTTCTTTCTATTGTTATGTTACTCTCATCTATTTGTAGTAGCCAGGACACTATAATACCAGGCAAATCTATCAGTGCAAACCAGACATTAATTTCTTCCAATGGAACCTTTGGATTAGGTTTTTTCAGTCCACAAAATTCTACCAAATTTTTCCTAGGTATATGGTACAACACAATCCCACACACTGCATCAATTGTATGGGTAGCCAACAGAGAATCCCCACTTGATTCTCCAGGTTTTTTTGCCCTCAGAGGTGATGGGAATCTTGTGGTGTTGGATGGAACTGGAAAAGTACTTATCTGGTCATCTAATGCATCAGTTGCTTCTTCGGCAAGGAATGCCACAACTGGTTTCCTAATGAATAACGGAAACCTCGTTCTGAGGTTTGGAAAAGGCATTTTGTGGCAGAGCTTTGATCATCCTTCTGATACATTGTTGCCTGAAATGAAGGTTAGCTTGAACAAAAGGAGTGGCCAACAAAGATGCCTTACATCCTGGGCAGCGCTTGATGATCCACATCCCGGAAAGTTCACTTTAGGCTTTGATCCTAAAGGACTACCAGGGCAGGCTTATATCTGGAAGGAAAATGCTCCATATTGGAGAAGTGGTACCTTCTTTGGCAAGGAGACGAAAACAAACTTTGGAATTTCAACTGAAAATTCGTATTTCCTCACTTACAACTTTGATGCTAATGAGGACTATCTTACTTATGGTGTCTCGGTGTCGGTTAGTCCAGTAAAATTGAGGGCCTTGCTGGATCCAACTGGGCAGATTGTGATGCAGCAATGGCTGGTTCACAGTAGAACATGGTATGCATGGTGGAGGGAGCCGGTTCATAAATGTGATTTTTATGCTCCTTGTGGTCCATATGGTGCCTGTGATAAAAATGAGTCCCTCTCATCTCCATGTAAATGTTTGACAGGTTTTATACCCAAATTTCAGAAACAATGGGCTCAGGGGGATTGGGCTGGTGGATGTGTCAGGGAAAAACCACTGACATGCGATACCAGATCAGAAGGATTTTCAAGGTTTGAAGGGTTGAAACTACCAGATCATGCTGTTCTTTTAGTCAATAAGAGAATGAGCGAGTGTGAGTCTCAATGCTATCAGAACTGTTCTTGCACAGCTTATGCTTACCTGAATGAGACAGGAGAAAATACCGCGAGATGTTTGACATGGTTTGGTGACTTGATTGATCTTGTAGCAAATCACTCTCTTgggaaaaatatttttattcgTGTTCATCGCTCCAATCAAG cTGGTAAGGGTCATTCTGATAATTCCTTGAAGGTGTCCCTTGTAATTGTCATAGCCTCAGCAATAGCAGGACTGATTATATTAACTTTGGGCTATTTCTTAGGGAAGAAATTTTTGGGCAG GGAGTATGGGAGAGATTCTATCAAGAATGTCAGTGTTGGAGGTGGAAAAAATAATATAGAACTCCCACATTTTGGTTTAAGGAGTATATTAGTTGCTACAAACAACTTCTCTGAAGCTAATAAACTAGGAGAGGGAGGATTTGGCCCTGTTTATAAG GGGATTTTGACTGAAAATCAAGAAGTAGCCATAAAAAGGCTATCCACGAAGTCCGGGCAAGGACATCAGGAGTTCATGAATGAGTTAAAGCTTATATCTAAACTTCAGCATACCAATCTTGTTAGGCTCTTGGGTTGCTGTATTGAAGAAGAGGAAAGGTTATTGATGTATGAGTACATGCCCAATCGAAGTTTAGACAAGTTTTTGTTTG ATCCATCTGGAAATTCAGAATTGGATTGGAATACTCGTTTTCGAATTATAGAAGGGATTGCACAAGGAGTACTTTATATCCATAAGTACTCAAGACTGAAAATCATTCATAGGGACCTCAAAGCAAGTAATATTTTGTTGGATGGAACAATGAACcccaaaatttcagattttggaatGGCAAAGATTTTCGATACGAATCAAACAGAAGCAAATACCAACAGGATTGTTGGAACATA CGGCTACATGTCTCCTGAATACGCTCTCTATGGCCATTTTTCTGATAAATTGGATGTATTTAGCTTTGGGGTGTTGTTGCTGGAGATTGTAAGTGGAAGGAAGAATGCTATTTTTCATCATTTTGATCGTTCACTAACTCTTGCTGGATGG GTATGGGAGTTATGGAAGGAAGGAAGAGGAGTGGAGGTGATTGATGCATCAATAAGGGAAACATGCCAGTTTCATGAGGCTCTAAGGTGTATCCATGTAGGGCTCTTGTGTGTTCAACAAGCTGCAGCTGATCGACCAACAATGTCCTCGGTAATTCTTATGCTGCAGGGCACTGGAGCTTCATCACTTCCACCTTCCAATGAACCTGCCTTTTCAACACTTGAGAACGCCAATGTTGTTGGTTCATCTACTAGGTTTTCCAATAATGAAATTACCAATAGTTTACTAGAAGCTCGGTAG
- the LOC112186396 gene encoding G-type lectin S-receptor-like serine/threonine-protein kinase At1g11330 isoform X2 has protein sequence MGGWLFLSIVMLLSSICSSQDTIIPGKSISANQTLISSNGTFGLGFFSPQNSTKFFLGIWYNTIPHTASIVWVANRESPLDSPGFFALRGDGNLVVLDGTGKVLIWSSNASVASSARNATTGFLMNNGNLVLRFGKGILWQSFDHPSDTLLPEMKVSLNKRSGQQRCLTSWAALDDPHPGKFTLGFDPKGLPGQAYIWKENAPYWRSGTFFGKETKTNFGISTENSYFLTYNFDANEDYLTYGVSVSVSPVKLRALLDPTGQIVMQQWLVHSRTWYAWWREPVHKCFIPKFQKQWAQGDWAGGCVREKPLTCDTRSEGFSRFEGLKLPDHAVLLVNKRMSECESQCYQNCSCTAYAYLNETGENTARCLTWFGDLIDLVANHSLGKNIFIRVHRSNQAGKGHSDNSLKVSLVIVIASAIAGLIILTLGYFLGKKFLGREYGRDSIKNVSVGGGKNNIELPHFGLRSILVATNNFSEANKLGEGGFGPVYKGILTENQEVAIKRLSTKSGQGHQEFMNELKLISKLQHTNLVRLLGCCIEEEERLLMYEYMPNRSLDKFLFDPSGNSELDWNTRFRIIEGIAQGVLYIHKYSRLKIIHRDLKASNILLDGTMNPKISDFGMAKIFDTNQTEANTNRIVGTYGYMSPEYALYGHFSDKLDVFSFGVLLLEIVSGRKNAIFHHFDRSLTLAGWVWELWKEGRGVEVIDASIRETCQFHEALRCIHVGLLCVQQAAADRPTMSSVILMLQGTGASSLPPSNEPAFSTLENANVVGSSTRFSNNEITNSLLEAR, from the exons ATGGGGGGGTGGCTCTTTCTTTCTATTGTTATGTTACTCTCATCTATTTGTAGTAGCCAGGACACTATAATACCAGGCAAATCTATCAGTGCAAACCAGACATTAATTTCTTCCAATGGAACCTTTGGATTAGGTTTTTTCAGTCCACAAAATTCTACCAAATTTTTCCTAGGTATATGGTACAACACAATCCCACACACTGCATCAATTGTATGGGTAGCCAACAGAGAATCCCCACTTGATTCTCCAGGTTTTTTTGCCCTCAGAGGTGATGGGAATCTTGTGGTGTTGGATGGAACTGGAAAAGTACTTATCTGGTCATCTAATGCATCAGTTGCTTCTTCGGCAAGGAATGCCACAACTGGTTTCCTAATGAATAACGGAAACCTCGTTCTGAGGTTTGGAAAAGGCATTTTGTGGCAGAGCTTTGATCATCCTTCTGATACATTGTTGCCTGAAATGAAGGTTAGCTTGAACAAAAGGAGTGGCCAACAAAGATGCCTTACATCCTGGGCAGCGCTTGATGATCCACATCCCGGAAAGTTCACTTTAGGCTTTGATCCTAAAGGACTACCAGGGCAGGCTTATATCTGGAAGGAAAATGCTCCATATTGGAGAAGTGGTACCTTCTTTGGCAAGGAGACGAAAACAAACTTTGGAATTTCAACTGAAAATTCGTATTTCCTCACTTACAACTTTGATGCTAATGAGGACTATCTTACTTATGGTGTCTCGGTGTCGGTTAGTCCAGTAAAATTGAGGGCCTTGCTGGATCCAACTGGGCAGATTGTGATGCAGCAATGGCTGGTTCACAGTAGAACATGGTATGCATGGTGGAGGGAGCCGGTTCATAAAT GTTTTATACCCAAATTTCAGAAACAATGGGCTCAGGGGGATTGGGCTGGTGGATGTGTCAGGGAAAAACCACTGACATGCGATACCAGATCAGAAGGATTTTCAAGGTTTGAAGGGTTGAAACTACCAGATCATGCTGTTCTTTTAGTCAATAAGAGAATGAGCGAGTGTGAGTCTCAATGCTATCAGAACTGTTCTTGCACAGCTTATGCTTACCTGAATGAGACAGGAGAAAATACCGCGAGATGTTTGACATGGTTTGGTGACTTGATTGATCTTGTAGCAAATCACTCTCTTgggaaaaatatttttattcgTGTTCATCGCTCCAATCAAG cTGGTAAGGGTCATTCTGATAATTCCTTGAAGGTGTCCCTTGTAATTGTCATAGCCTCAGCAATAGCAGGACTGATTATATTAACTTTGGGCTATTTCTTAGGGAAGAAATTTTTGGGCAG GGAGTATGGGAGAGATTCTATCAAGAATGTCAGTGTTGGAGGTGGAAAAAATAATATAGAACTCCCACATTTTGGTTTAAGGAGTATATTAGTTGCTACAAACAACTTCTCTGAAGCTAATAAACTAGGAGAGGGAGGATTTGGCCCTGTTTATAAG GGGATTTTGACTGAAAATCAAGAAGTAGCCATAAAAAGGCTATCCACGAAGTCCGGGCAAGGACATCAGGAGTTCATGAATGAGTTAAAGCTTATATCTAAACTTCAGCATACCAATCTTGTTAGGCTCTTGGGTTGCTGTATTGAAGAAGAGGAAAGGTTATTGATGTATGAGTACATGCCCAATCGAAGTTTAGACAAGTTTTTGTTTG ATCCATCTGGAAATTCAGAATTGGATTGGAATACTCGTTTTCGAATTATAGAAGGGATTGCACAAGGAGTACTTTATATCCATAAGTACTCAAGACTGAAAATCATTCATAGGGACCTCAAAGCAAGTAATATTTTGTTGGATGGAACAATGAACcccaaaatttcagattttggaatGGCAAAGATTTTCGATACGAATCAAACAGAAGCAAATACCAACAGGATTGTTGGAACATA CGGCTACATGTCTCCTGAATACGCTCTCTATGGCCATTTTTCTGATAAATTGGATGTATTTAGCTTTGGGGTGTTGTTGCTGGAGATTGTAAGTGGAAGGAAGAATGCTATTTTTCATCATTTTGATCGTTCACTAACTCTTGCTGGATGG GTATGGGAGTTATGGAAGGAAGGAAGAGGAGTGGAGGTGATTGATGCATCAATAAGGGAAACATGCCAGTTTCATGAGGCTCTAAGGTGTATCCATGTAGGGCTCTTGTGTGTTCAACAAGCTGCAGCTGATCGACCAACAATGTCCTCGGTAATTCTTATGCTGCAGGGCACTGGAGCTTCATCACTTCCACCTTCCAATGAACCTGCCTTTTCAACACTTGAGAACGCCAATGTTGTTGGTTCATCTACTAGGTTTTCCAATAATGAAATTACCAATAGTTTACTAGAAGCTCGGTAG
- the LOC112186396 gene encoding G-type lectin S-receptor-like serine/threonine-protein kinase At1g11330 isoform X3: MGGWLFLSIVMLLSSICSSQDTIIPGKSISANQTLISSNGTFGLGFFSPQNSTKFFLGIWYNTIPHTASIVWVANRESPLDSPGFFALRGDGNLVVLDGTGKVLIWSSNASVASSARNATTGFLMNNGNLVLRFGKGILWQSFDHPSDTLLPEMKVSLNKRSGQQRCLTSWAALDDPHPGKFTLGFDPKGLPGQAYIWKENAPYWRSGTFFGKETKTNFGISTENSYFLTYNFDANEDYLTYGVSVSVSPVKLRALLDPTGQIVMQQWLVHSRTWYAWWREPVHKCDFYAPCGPYGACDKNESLSSPCKCLTGFIPKFQKQWAQGDWAGGCVREKPLTCDTRSEGFSRFEGLKLPDHAVLLVNKRMSESNHSLGKNIFIRVHRSNQAGKGHSDNSLKVSLVIVIASAIAGLIILTLGYFLGKKFLGREYGRDSIKNVSVGGGKNNIELPHFGLRSILVATNNFSEANKLGEGGFGPVYKGILTENQEVAIKRLSTKSGQGHQEFMNELKLISKLQHTNLVRLLGCCIEEEERLLMYEYMPNRSLDKFLFDPSGNSELDWNTRFRIIEGIAQGVLYIHKYSRLKIIHRDLKASNILLDGTMNPKISDFGMAKIFDTNQTEANTNRIVGTYGYMSPEYALYGHFSDKLDVFSFGVLLLEIVSGRKNAIFHHFDRSLTLAGWVWELWKEGRGVEVIDASIRETCQFHEALRCIHVGLLCVQQAAADRPTMSSVILMLQGTGASSLPPSNEPAFSTLENANVVGSSTRFSNNEITNSLLEAR; the protein is encoded by the exons ATGGGGGGGTGGCTCTTTCTTTCTATTGTTATGTTACTCTCATCTATTTGTAGTAGCCAGGACACTATAATACCAGGCAAATCTATCAGTGCAAACCAGACATTAATTTCTTCCAATGGAACCTTTGGATTAGGTTTTTTCAGTCCACAAAATTCTACCAAATTTTTCCTAGGTATATGGTACAACACAATCCCACACACTGCATCAATTGTATGGGTAGCCAACAGAGAATCCCCACTTGATTCTCCAGGTTTTTTTGCCCTCAGAGGTGATGGGAATCTTGTGGTGTTGGATGGAACTGGAAAAGTACTTATCTGGTCATCTAATGCATCAGTTGCTTCTTCGGCAAGGAATGCCACAACTGGTTTCCTAATGAATAACGGAAACCTCGTTCTGAGGTTTGGAAAAGGCATTTTGTGGCAGAGCTTTGATCATCCTTCTGATACATTGTTGCCTGAAATGAAGGTTAGCTTGAACAAAAGGAGTGGCCAACAAAGATGCCTTACATCCTGGGCAGCGCTTGATGATCCACATCCCGGAAAGTTCACTTTAGGCTTTGATCCTAAAGGACTACCAGGGCAGGCTTATATCTGGAAGGAAAATGCTCCATATTGGAGAAGTGGTACCTTCTTTGGCAAGGAGACGAAAACAAACTTTGGAATTTCAACTGAAAATTCGTATTTCCTCACTTACAACTTTGATGCTAATGAGGACTATCTTACTTATGGTGTCTCGGTGTCGGTTAGTCCAGTAAAATTGAGGGCCTTGCTGGATCCAACTGGGCAGATTGTGATGCAGCAATGGCTGGTTCACAGTAGAACATGGTATGCATGGTGGAGGGAGCCGGTTCATAAATGTGATTTTTATGCTCCTTGTGGTCCATATGGTGCCTGTGATAAAAATGAGTCCCTCTCATCTCCATGTAAATGTTTGACAGGTTTTATACCCAAATTTCAGAAACAATGGGCTCAGGGGGATTGGGCTGGTGGATGTGTCAGGGAAAAACCACTGACATGCGATACCAGATCAGAAGGATTTTCAAGGTTTGAAGGGTTGAAACTACCAGATCATGCTGTTCTTTTAGTCAATAAGAGAATGAGCGAGT CAAATCACTCTCTTgggaaaaatatttttattcgTGTTCATCGCTCCAATCAAG cTGGTAAGGGTCATTCTGATAATTCCTTGAAGGTGTCCCTTGTAATTGTCATAGCCTCAGCAATAGCAGGACTGATTATATTAACTTTGGGCTATTTCTTAGGGAAGAAATTTTTGGGCAG GGAGTATGGGAGAGATTCTATCAAGAATGTCAGTGTTGGAGGTGGAAAAAATAATATAGAACTCCCACATTTTGGTTTAAGGAGTATATTAGTTGCTACAAACAACTTCTCTGAAGCTAATAAACTAGGAGAGGGAGGATTTGGCCCTGTTTATAAG GGGATTTTGACTGAAAATCAAGAAGTAGCCATAAAAAGGCTATCCACGAAGTCCGGGCAAGGACATCAGGAGTTCATGAATGAGTTAAAGCTTATATCTAAACTTCAGCATACCAATCTTGTTAGGCTCTTGGGTTGCTGTATTGAAGAAGAGGAAAGGTTATTGATGTATGAGTACATGCCCAATCGAAGTTTAGACAAGTTTTTGTTTG ATCCATCTGGAAATTCAGAATTGGATTGGAATACTCGTTTTCGAATTATAGAAGGGATTGCACAAGGAGTACTTTATATCCATAAGTACTCAAGACTGAAAATCATTCATAGGGACCTCAAAGCAAGTAATATTTTGTTGGATGGAACAATGAACcccaaaatttcagattttggaatGGCAAAGATTTTCGATACGAATCAAACAGAAGCAAATACCAACAGGATTGTTGGAACATA CGGCTACATGTCTCCTGAATACGCTCTCTATGGCCATTTTTCTGATAAATTGGATGTATTTAGCTTTGGGGTGTTGTTGCTGGAGATTGTAAGTGGAAGGAAGAATGCTATTTTTCATCATTTTGATCGTTCACTAACTCTTGCTGGATGG GTATGGGAGTTATGGAAGGAAGGAAGAGGAGTGGAGGTGATTGATGCATCAATAAGGGAAACATGCCAGTTTCATGAGGCTCTAAGGTGTATCCATGTAGGGCTCTTGTGTGTTCAACAAGCTGCAGCTGATCGACCAACAATGTCCTCGGTAATTCTTATGCTGCAGGGCACTGGAGCTTCATCACTTCCACCTTCCAATGAACCTGCCTTTTCAACACTTGAGAACGCCAATGTTGTTGGTTCATCTACTAGGTTTTCCAATAATGAAATTACCAATAGTTTACTAGAAGCTCGGTAG